Within Flavobacterium pisciphilum, the genomic segment TCCGACTTTCCAGTCACCAATGTTTGTTTTTTGGATTGTTTCAGCTATGGCTGTAACGGTGTAAAGTGAGTTCTGTGTATTTACAACAGTTAAGCAGATGCCGTTGTGGGAGACACTTTGGTCTATTTTGAGTTCGTTTGTAATAGAAGAATCTACAGTTATGTGAAGATTATCTCTGTCTTTTCTTATTTCGACTACATTGCCAAGGGTTTCTATGATTCCTGTAAACATTTCTTATTTTATTTTACTAAATTTGCACATCAAAATTAGTAATAAATAACCTGTGGTCATGATAAAAAATGCAGAAAATATAATCGTCGGAATTTCAATTGGAGATTTAAACGGTATTGGAAGCGAAGTTGTTCTTAAAACATTCGAAGATTCTCGAATGCTAGAGCTGTGTACCCCAGTTATTTTTGCAAATGTAAAAATACTGTCGTTTATAAAAAAGAATTTCACGTCATCAGTAATGTTGCACGGAATTGATAAATTGGATCAGATTTTACCAGGAAAAATTAATGTTTATAATCTTTGGAGAGAAGGTATTGATATTAATTTGGGGACTAATGATGATAAAGTAGGAGGGTATGCGATACGATCTTTTGTTGCTGCAACAAAAGCTTTAAAAGAAGGAATTGTTGATGTTTTGGTTACTGCGCCTATTAATAAATATAATATTCAGTCAGAAACATTTAAATTTCCGGGGCATACTGATTATTTGGATCAAGAGTTAGAAGGTAATGCTTTGATGATGATGGTTCAAGATAATTTAAGAGTTGGTTTGTTGACAGATCATATTCCGTTAAGTGAAGTAGCTTCACATCTTACAGAAGAATTAATCGAGCGAAAAATCCAAACGATAAAGCAGTCGTTGATTCAAGATTTTAGTATTAATAAGCCAAAAATTGCAGTTTTAGGACTAAATCCACATTGTGGAGATGGTGGTGTAATTGGTAAAGAAGACGATGCTGTTTTGAAGCCAGCATTAAAGAAAATATTTGATAAAGGAACATTGGTTTTTGGACCTTTTCCTGCAGATGGTTTTTTTGGAAGTAGTCAATATGAAAAATATGATGCAATTGTAGCGACATATCATGATCAAGGATTGATTCCTTTTAAGACATTATCATTTGGTAAAGGGGTTAATTATACAGCAGGTTTAAATAAGGTCAGAACCTCGCCAGATCACGGTACGGCGTATGATATTGCTGGGAAAGATATTGCAGATTACAATTCATTTAAGGAGGCTGTTTATTTAGCAATAGACATATTTCGCTCTCGTAATCAATATGAGGAGATTAGCAAAAAACCTCTCAAAATAAAAGAAAAACAGTTATAAACAAAAAAAGGTGAATAAGATTATTAGTTTTACAATAATTTTATATCTTTGCACCCCGATTCAGAGTTCTGTGACTCAGAATATGAATTAGGAAAAATGATGTTGAAATGAGCAAAACAAAAGAATATTTAATTCCATTCGTTGGGTTAAAGTTAGGTAAACACCATTTTGAGTATCAAATAAGTAATGTGTTCTTTGAAGACTTTGATTATGATGAATTTCAAAATTCAGATATTAAAGTAAATTTAGTTTTAGAGAAGAAAAGCAACATGTTAGAGTTGAGTTTCAAACATATAGGGACAGTGAATGTGCCATGTGACTTAACGAGTGAAGATTTTGATTTGCCTTTAAAAGGTAAAATGAAGTTATTAGTTCGTTTTGGAGAAGCTTTTAATAACGACAACGAAGAACTGCTTATTCTGCCTTATGGTGAATTCGAAATAGATATTGCACAATATATCTATGAAATGATTGCACTTTCGGTACCTCTAAAAAGGATTCATCCAGGGATTAAAGATGGAAGTTTAAAGACGGAAGCTTTAGATAAACTGAATGAGTTGACTATAAAAGAACAAAAAGAAGAGAGTACAAAAGAAGAAGATATTGACCCTCGTTGGGACAAATTAAAGAAACTATTAACGGATAAATAATATAGTAAAATGGCACATCCTAAGAGAAAAATCTCGAAAACAAGAAGAGATAAGAGAAGAACACATTATAAAGCTACTGTAGCTCAAATCGCTACATGTCCTATTACTGGAGAAGCACATTTATACCACAGAGCTTACTGGCATGAAGGAAAAATGTACTACAGAGGGCAAGTTGTTATAGATAAATCTGTAGCTGTTGCTTAATACATTTTTG encodes:
- a CDS encoding YceD family protein: MSKTKEYLIPFVGLKLGKHHFEYQISNVFFEDFDYDEFQNSDIKVNLVLEKKSNMLELSFKHIGTVNVPCDLTSEDFDLPLKGKMKLLVRFGEAFNNDNEELLILPYGEFEIDIAQYIYEMIALSVPLKRIHPGIKDGSLKTEALDKLNELTIKEQKEESTKEEDIDPRWDKLKKLLTDK
- the pdxA gene encoding 4-hydroxythreonine-4-phosphate dehydrogenase PdxA, giving the protein MIKNAENIIVGISIGDLNGIGSEVVLKTFEDSRMLELCTPVIFANVKILSFIKKNFTSSVMLHGIDKLDQILPGKINVYNLWREGIDINLGTNDDKVGGYAIRSFVAATKALKEGIVDVLVTAPINKYNIQSETFKFPGHTDYLDQELEGNALMMMVQDNLRVGLLTDHIPLSEVASHLTEELIERKIQTIKQSLIQDFSINKPKIAVLGLNPHCGDGGVIGKEDDAVLKPALKKIFDKGTLVFGPFPADGFFGSSQYEKYDAIVATYHDQGLIPFKTLSFGKGVNYTAGLNKVRTSPDHGTAYDIAGKDIADYNSFKEAVYLAIDIFRSRNQYEEISKKPLKIKEKQL
- the rpmF gene encoding 50S ribosomal protein L32 — its product is MAHPKRKISKTRRDKRRTHYKATVAQIATCPITGEAHLYHRAYWHEGKMYYRGQVVIDKSVAVA